A genomic region of Vespa crabro chromosome 19, iyVesCrab1.2, whole genome shotgun sequence contains the following coding sequences:
- the LOC124430570 gene encoding probable glutamate--tRNA ligase, mitochondrial isoform X1, translating to MRGGTLRIVNFLFLQKRFCSQQVRVRFAPSPTGYLHLGGLRTALYNYLFARANNGTFILRIEDTDKSRTIPGAIEKLHDDLIWVGIISDEDPMRGGPYGPYLQSKRLEIYKENIKTLLENKTAYYCFCSESRMNLLKREAIKNGHVPKYDNKCRHSTDDEINEKLKNGIPYCIRFKLSSDIEEFDDLIYGRVAHDITQVEGDPVIMKSDGFPTYHFANVVDDHYMNISHVLRGVEWQISTPKHIMLYKAFGWKPPIYGHLPLILNSDGSKLSKRQDGIRIDSFRNSNIFPLALLNYVTQAGGGFIRNSDVQIYTYEHLIKQFDIKRINGNSSKLAPEKLLELNKLEISRLLSNQNNYKFLVERVKKIVEETFSNCEDKILKLDEDHIIQTLKWAQNRINKLSDLVKPDFAFIWVIPTSLPDIISSKFIDAIKNLDEKLTETDENSLSTDISKLYLKELAEKNDISFPSLMKTLRKVLSGLEKGPGVIEMIEILGKNETQLRLKRCLS from the exons ATGCGTGGCGGTACACTTcgaattgttaattttttgtttttacaaaaACGTTTCTGTTCTCAACAAGTGAGAGTGAGATTTGCTCCGAGTCCTACTG GCTATTTACATTTGGGAGGCTTACGTACTGCTctgtacaattatttatttgcacGTGCTAATAATGGcacatttattttacgaattgAGGATACTGATAAATCTAGAACAATACCTGGTGcaatagaaaaattacatGATGACTTGATATGGGTTGGAATTATATCCGATGAAGATCCGATGAGAGGTGGTCCGTACGGGCCTTATCTTCAATCTAAACGActtgaaatatataa agaaaatataaaaacacttcttgaaaataaaactgcgtattattgtttttgttcaGAGAGtagaatgaatttattaaaacgagAAGCAATAAAAAATGGACATGTGcctaaatatgataataaatgtagACATTCTACCGACGATGagatcaatgaaaaattaaaaaatggaaTACCATATTGTATTCGATTTAAG CTATCATCAGATATAGAAGAATTCGATGATTTAATTTATGGTCGTGTAGCTCATGATATTACACAGGTTGAAGGTGATCCTGTAATCATGAAATCTGATGGTTTTCCTACTTATCATTTTGCAAATGTTGTCGACGATCATTATATGAACATTTCTCATGTTTTAAGAGGAGTAGAGTGGCAAATATCTACCCCTAAACATATAATGCTTTATAA AGCATTTGGTTGGAAGCCACCTATTTATGGTCATTTACCTTTAATATTAAACAGCGATGGTTCAAAATTATCCAAACGACAAGATGGTATAAGAATTGATTCATTTCGAAATTCTAATATCTTTCCATTGGCATTATTGAATTATGTTACTCAGGCTGGTGGTGgttttataagaaattcaGATGTTCAAATATATACTTACGAACATTTGATTAAACAG ttcGATATTAAAAGGATAAATGGAAATTCTTCAAAATTAGCACctgaaaaattattagaactTAATAAGTTAGAGATATCTCGATTATTAAgcaatcaaaataattataaatttttggttgaaagagtaaaaaaaatagtagaaGAAACGTTTTCAAATTG cgaaGATAAAATACTTAAATTAGACGAAGATCACATTATTCAAACTTTGAAATGGGCACAAAATAGGATTAATAAGTTAAGCGATCTTGTAAAACCTGATTTTGCATTTATATGGGTTATACCAACTTCTCTTCCTGACATTATTTCATCTAAATTTATAG aCGCTATTAAAAATTTGGATGAGAAATTAACTGAGACTGATGAGAATAGTTTATCAAcagatatatcgaaattatatttaaaagaacttgctgagaaaaatgatatttcatttcCTAGTTTGATGAAAACGCTTCGTAAAGTTCTTAGTGGTTTAGAG aaAGGACCAGGTGTAATCGAAATGATCGAAATTCTGGGGAAAAATGAGACACAATTACGTTTGAAACGTTGCCTTTCATGA
- the LOC124430570 gene encoding probable glutamate--tRNA ligase, mitochondrial isoform X2, which translates to MRGGPYGPYLQSKRLEIYKENIKTLLENKTAYYCFCSESRMNLLKREAIKNGHVPKYDNKCRHSTDDEINEKLKNGIPYCIRFKLSSDIEEFDDLIYGRVAHDITQVEGDPVIMKSDGFPTYHFANVVDDHYMNISHVLRGVEWQISTPKHIMLYKAFGWKPPIYGHLPLILNSDGSKLSKRQDGIRIDSFRNSNIFPLALLNYVTQAGGGFIRNSDVQIYTYEHLIKQFDIKRINGNSSKLAPEKLLELNKLEISRLLSNQNNYKFLVERVKKIVEETFSNCEDKILKLDEDHIIQTLKWAQNRINKLSDLVKPDFAFIWVIPTSLPDIISSKFIDAIKNLDEKLTETDENSLSTDISKLYLKELAEKNDISFPSLMKTLRKVLSGLEKGPGVIEMIEILGKNETQLRLKRCLS; encoded by the exons ATGAGAGGTGGTCCGTACGGGCCTTATCTTCAATCTAAACGActtgaaatatataa agaaaatataaaaacacttcttgaaaataaaactgcgtattattgtttttgttcaGAGAGtagaatgaatttattaaaacgagAAGCAATAAAAAATGGACATGTGcctaaatatgataataaatgtagACATTCTACCGACGATGagatcaatgaaaaattaaaaaatggaaTACCATATTGTATTCGATTTAAG CTATCATCAGATATAGAAGAATTCGATGATTTAATTTATGGTCGTGTAGCTCATGATATTACACAGGTTGAAGGTGATCCTGTAATCATGAAATCTGATGGTTTTCCTACTTATCATTTTGCAAATGTTGTCGACGATCATTATATGAACATTTCTCATGTTTTAAGAGGAGTAGAGTGGCAAATATCTACCCCTAAACATATAATGCTTTATAA AGCATTTGGTTGGAAGCCACCTATTTATGGTCATTTACCTTTAATATTAAACAGCGATGGTTCAAAATTATCCAAACGACAAGATGGTATAAGAATTGATTCATTTCGAAATTCTAATATCTTTCCATTGGCATTATTGAATTATGTTACTCAGGCTGGTGGTGgttttataagaaattcaGATGTTCAAATATATACTTACGAACATTTGATTAAACAG ttcGATATTAAAAGGATAAATGGAAATTCTTCAAAATTAGCACctgaaaaattattagaactTAATAAGTTAGAGATATCTCGATTATTAAgcaatcaaaataattataaatttttggttgaaagagtaaaaaaaatagtagaaGAAACGTTTTCAAATTG cgaaGATAAAATACTTAAATTAGACGAAGATCACATTATTCAAACTTTGAAATGGGCACAAAATAGGATTAATAAGTTAAGCGATCTTGTAAAACCTGATTTTGCATTTATATGGGTTATACCAACTTCTCTTCCTGACATTATTTCATCTAAATTTATAG aCGCTATTAAAAATTTGGATGAGAAATTAACTGAGACTGATGAGAATAGTTTATCAAcagatatatcgaaattatatttaaaagaacttgctgagaaaaatgatatttcatttcCTAGTTTGATGAAAACGCTTCGTAAAGTTCTTAGTGGTTTAGAG aaAGGACCAGGTGTAATCGAAATGATCGAAATTCTGGGGAAAAATGAGACACAATTACGTTTGAAACGTTGCCTTTCATGA
- the LOC124430574 gene encoding uncharacterized protein LOC124430574 isoform X1, whose amino-acid sequence MGVSEINMWILIRRYDQIESENDTLQTTLNCFTVVPGVTLDELRISIYYWAGIEKDNNKVLKIRRYDNNLIPLSSLLRGSHKDKPFIIDVVGVHQFCPIEERSLPPGYLDAFKSKLANLEKRVMMVESFLPNMTSSHTRAVETMVTQLTNCVNFLDHRLDELAPQCWKSQIQSAAS is encoded by the exons ATGGGTGTAAGTGAAATAAATATGTGGATATTGATACGTAGGTACGATCAAATTG aATCAGAAAATGACACATTACAAACAACTTTAAATTGTTTTACTGTTGTACCTGGAGTAACATTAGATGAATTAagaatatctatttattattgggccggtatagaaaaagataataataaagtattaaaaattagaagatacgataataatttgatacCATTGTCTTCTTTGCTCAGAGGATCCCATAAagacaa GCCTTTTATCATTGATGTTGTTGGAGTACATCAATTTT GTCCTATAGAAGAACGGAGCCTACCACCTGGTTATTTAGACGCTTTCAAATCTAAACTTGCCAATTTAGAAAAACgg GTGATGATGGTAGAATCATTTTTACCTAATATGACTTCTTCTCATACGCGTGCGGTAGAAACTATGGTAACTCAGTTAACAAATTGTGTTAACTTCTTAGATCATAGACTGGATGAATTAGCACCACAATGTTGGAAAAGTCAAATTCAATCGGCAGCCTCTTGA
- the LOC124430574 gene encoding uncharacterized protein LOC124430574 isoform X3 — MGVSEINMWILIRRYDQIESENDTLQTTLNCFTVVPGVTLDELRISIYYWAGIEKDNNKVLKIRRYDNNLIPLSSLLRGSHKDKPFIIDVVGVHQFCPIEERSLPPGYLDAFKSKLANLEKRIIDWMN; from the exons ATGGGTGTAAGTGAAATAAATATGTGGATATTGATACGTAGGTACGATCAAATTG aATCAGAAAATGACACATTACAAACAACTTTAAATTGTTTTACTGTTGTACCTGGAGTAACATTAGATGAATTAagaatatctatttattattgggccggtatagaaaaagataataataaagtattaaaaattagaagatacgataataatttgatacCATTGTCTTCTTTGCTCAGAGGATCCCATAAagacaa GCCTTTTATCATTGATGTTGTTGGAGTACATCAATTTT GTCCTATAGAAGAACGGAGCCTACCACCTGGTTATTTAGACGCTTTCAAATCTAAACTTGCCAATTTAGAAAAACgg ATCATAGACTGGATGAATTAG
- the LOC124430574 gene encoding uncharacterized protein LOC124430574 isoform X2, with translation MGVSEINMWILIRRYDQIESENDTLQTTLNCFTVVPGVTLDELRISIYYWAGIEKDNNKVLKIRRYDNNLIPLSSLLRGSHKDKPFIIDVVGVHQFCPIEERSLPPGYLDAFKSKLANLEKRVMMIIDWMN, from the exons ATGGGTGTAAGTGAAATAAATATGTGGATATTGATACGTAGGTACGATCAAATTG aATCAGAAAATGACACATTACAAACAACTTTAAATTGTTTTACTGTTGTACCTGGAGTAACATTAGATGAATTAagaatatctatttattattgggccggtatagaaaaagataataataaagtattaaaaattagaagatacgataataatttgatacCATTGTCTTCTTTGCTCAGAGGATCCCATAAagacaa GCCTTTTATCATTGATGTTGTTGGAGTACATCAATTTT GTCCTATAGAAGAACGGAGCCTACCACCTGGTTATTTAGACGCTTTCAAATCTAAACTTGCCAATTTAGAAAAACgg GTGATGATG ATCATAGACTGGATGAATTAG
- the LOC124430910 gene encoding transmembrane emp24 domain-containing protein 7, which produces MKRRMDYWSTWMLIVSMLFHTILLTGGVELSFELSDNAKECFYQEIEKNVSSTLEFQVVTGGQYDVDVTLEAPNKEIIYKQVKTQFDSHPFIPTMSGVYKVCFSNEFSTFSHKLVYMDFQVGNELPLPGLGEHVTVMTQMESSAQVIHENLNNILDYQTHHRLREAQGRKRAEDLNERVLWWSMMETVAILSIPIGQVYFLKNLFTDRKPYQRL; this is translated from the exons atgaagcGAAGAATGGATTACTGGTCGACATGGATGCTTATTGTTTCAATGCTTTTTCACACTATTTTACTTACGGGTGGCGTCGAATTAAGCTTCGAATTGTCTGATAATGCAAAAGAATGTTTTTATcaagaaattgaaaagaatgTTTCCTCAACACTTGAATTTCAG gTAGTAACTGGAGGTCAATACGACGTAGATGTTACATTAGAGGCACCgaataaagaaatcatttataaacaaGTGAAAACACAATTTGACTCTCATCCATTCATACCAACTATGTCAGGAGTATATAAAGTATGTTTTAGTAATGAGTTTTCTACATTCTCCCACAAGCTTGTATATATGGATTTCCAAGTTGGAAATGAATTACCACTTCCCGGTTTAGGAGAACATGTCACTGTTATGACTCAA ATGGAGTCATCGGCACAAGTAATCCATGaaaatctaaataatattcttgatTACCAAACGCATCATCGATTAAGAGAAGCTCAAGGTCGTAAAAGAGCTGAAGATTTGAATGAACGGGTTTTATGGTGGTCCATGATGGAAACCGTAGCTATTCTATCTATCCCTATAGGACAAGTGTATTTCCTCAAGAACCTCTTCACGGACAGGAAACCCTACCAAAGGCTTTAG